The following proteins come from a genomic window of Desulfobulbaceae bacterium:
- a CDS encoding DUF2461 domain-containing protein — protein MIEKFDGFSSETFHFLENLRDNNHKQWFDLHKSDYQDHVLKPLQALVGELGQFMLSIDSDFEVTPALNRTISRIYRDTRFSKDKSPYKTSHWITFKRPKKEWKDYPAYFFEISPSSYRYGMGFYSASRQTMDNFRKSIDLHPGAFFSAISFYAKQRIFVIEGDEYKRPLKTDTPMELQEWYNRKNLYLVSNQQKKGTGIDKTLISNLMHGFEIVEPFYHYLCRVAV, from the coding sequence ATGATTGAAAAATTTGATGGCTTTTCATCCGAGACTTTTCATTTTCTAGAAAATCTTCGGGATAACAATCACAAACAATGGTTTGATCTTCATAAGTCGGATTATCAAGACCATGTCTTGAAACCATTGCAGGCGTTGGTTGGGGAACTAGGCCAGTTCATGTTGAGTATTGATTCTGATTTTGAAGTGACCCCGGCGCTGAACAGGACAATTTCAAGAATTTATCGAGATACTCGGTTCTCCAAGGATAAATCTCCCTACAAGACAAGCCATTGGATTACTTTCAAACGTCCGAAAAAAGAGTGGAAGGATTACCCCGCGTATTTTTTTGAGATTTCGCCAAGTTCTTATCGTTACGGAATGGGGTTTTATAGCGCCAGTCGCCAAACTATGGACAATTTCCGCAAAAGTATTGATTTACATCCAGGGGCATTCTTCTCAGCAATATCTTTCTACGCAAAGCAGAGAATTTTCGTAATTGAAGGTGATGAATACAAGCGCCCATTGAAAACAGACACCCCTATGGAATTACAGGAGTGGTACAACAGAAAAAATCTTTACCTTGTCAGCAATCAACAAAAAAAAGGGACCGGCATCGACAAGACATTGATCTCGAATTTAATGCATGGTTTCGAAATCGTAGAGCCTTTCTATCATTACCTTTGCCGGGTGGCTGTCTGA
- a CDS encoding CGGC domain-containing protein, whose translation MARIGILTCSNATQDLGCSSVSCLADFRKRRGTFAEYPENEKLTLVGIINCPGCPTLTGSDKLLTRVKSLTEFRVDTIHFTYCMKALCPFKKKYKKALEETFPGIKIVIGTHEEHVTPDEYRKRVKKLFCQDNKSMVDVILDRD comes from the coding sequence ATGGCCAGAATTGGCATACTTACATGCTCAAACGCAACACAGGATTTGGGGTGCTCTTCAGTCAGTTGTCTTGCTGATTTCAGGAAACGCAGAGGCACATTTGCAGAATACCCAGAAAATGAAAAACTTACATTGGTTGGCATTATAAACTGTCCGGGTTGCCCCACTCTGACAGGCTCAGATAAACTTCTGACAAGGGTAAAATCATTAACTGAGTTCAGGGTTGACACAATTCATTTTACATACTGCATGAAAGCTTTGTGTCCATTCAAGAAAAAATACAAAAAAGCCCTAGAAGAAACGTTCCCCGGCATTAAAATAGTCATCGGTACCCATGAAGAACATGTAACGCCAGATGAGTATCGCAAGAGAGTTAAGAAGCTGTTTTGCCAGGATAATAAATCGATGGTCGATGTTATTCTGGATCGAGATTAA
- a CDS encoding cupin domain-containing protein, whose translation MDKEFFPEIISKLPPADIPINGLSSHILQGSDQQILFMEFEYDIEIPEHSHEAQWGAVLSGEIELTIDGQTRNFKKGDTYFIPATTTHSAKIKAGYKDITLFNQKDRYKKK comes from the coding sequence ATGGATAAAGAATTCTTTCCAGAAATAATTTCAAAACTACCCCCGGCCGACATTCCAATCAATGGCCTTTCTTCACATATCTTGCAGGGATCTGATCAACAAATATTATTCATGGAATTTGAATATGACATTGAAATCCCAGAGCATTCCCATGAAGCTCAGTGGGGAGCAGTGCTATCAGGGGAAATTGAACTCACAATTGATGGACAAACCAGGAATTTCAAAAAAGGTGATACGTATTTCATTCCTGCCACCACAACGCACAGCGCTAAGATAAAAGCGGGTTACAAAGATATTACACTGTTTAACCAGAAAGACAGATACAAGAAAAAGTGA
- a CDS encoding DUF4113 domain-containing protein, producing MQVATAGLTKTWKTVQSLKSPDYTTSWVELPVGQCFLLKS from the coding sequence ATACAAGTAGCGACAGCAGGACTCACCAAGACATGGAAGACGGTACAATCCCTGAAATCACCAGATTATACGACGAGTTGGGTGGAATTGCCAGTGGGCCAGTGCTTCCTATTGAAATCATGA
- a CDS encoding methyltransferase domain-containing protein produces MAHEFDGKKYEKSSAHQKEWGAKLIRELGLKGTERVLDLGCGDGTLTVQLAELLPEGEVIGIDASQGMIDTAFPKATRNVRFLLKDINTLAFNKEFDVVISNATLHWVKDHSRLLKNVHHALRPGGYLRFNFAGDGNCSHFFKVIREAMVLDAFAAHFSQFEWPWYMPAVDDYLSLVEKMGLHNARVWGENADRYFPDEETMIGWIDQPSLVPFLAHIPAQDKDAFHTFVVQRMREETRQDDGRCFETFRRINVSAMK; encoded by the coding sequence ATGGCACACGAATTCGATGGCAAGAAATATGAAAAGTCCTCCGCTCATCAAAAGGAATGGGGCGCAAAGCTCATCAGGGAACTCGGGCTGAAGGGAACTGAGCGTGTGCTTGATCTTGGGTGTGGAGACGGCACTCTCACTGTTCAGTTGGCGGAACTTCTTCCGGAAGGGGAGGTCATTGGCATAGATGCCTCGCAGGGGATGATAGACACCGCTTTCCCGAAAGCCACAAGGAACGTGCGATTCCTCTTGAAGGACATCAACACTCTCGCTTTCAACAAGGAGTTTGACGTCGTTATTTCGAACGCGACGCTCCATTGGGTAAAGGACCACAGTCGTTTACTTAAGAACGTCCATCATGCCCTTCGTCCGGGGGGATATCTTCGCTTCAACTTCGCGGGTGACGGCAACTGTTCACATTTCTTCAAAGTCATTCGGGAGGCCATGGTGCTGGATGCCTTCGCCGCTCACTTCTCTCAATTTGAATGGCCGTGGTATATGCCCGCTGTTGACGACTATCTGTCCCTGGTTGAAAAAATGGGGCTGCACAATGCACGAGTTTGGGGGGAGAATGCTGACCGATATTTTCCCGACGAGGAGACGATGATTGGGTGGATTGATCAGCCAAGCCTTGTTCCTTTCCTTGCCCATATCCCCGCCCAGGATAAGGATGCATTCCACACTTTCGTTGTGCAAAGGATGAGAGAAGAGACGAGACAGGACGACGGCAGGTGTTTCGAGACCTTTCGTCGTATCAACGTGTCAGCAATGAAGTAA